From one Solanum stenotomum isolate F172 chromosome 12, ASM1918654v1, whole genome shotgun sequence genomic stretch:
- the LOC125848919 gene encoding nuclear matrix constituent protein 1-like isoform X2: MDQEALIEKVSKLENELFDYQYNMGLLLLEKKEWSSKFEEIKQALEELNEAYRREQAAHLIAISEVEKREENLRKALGVEKQFARELEKELREMRSEYAETKYTADSKLAEANALATSVEEKSLEVEAKLRAADAKLAEVNRKSSEIERKLNAVYAQENSLRRERSSFNAEREAYETNLSRQREDLQEWERKLQAAEEKLADGRRLLNQREQRANDTDRILRQKQNDLEDEQRKIVTANSVLRKKEDDMSSQIEDLTHKEKELEDARKSLEIKERELLDLQEKLNIKERDGIQNLMDEQRSVLHSKEEEFELELRQRRASLDEELKGKVLELEKKEAEVNHMEEKIKKREQAVEKKMEKVKEKEKDHELKLKALKEKEKSLKNEEKFLGTERKQLDSEKENLLALKAELENVRAELEKQQIKISEDTEQLKITEDERMEYARLQSELKQEIDKCRLLREDLLKEAEDLKQEKERFEREWEELDEKRSEIKINLQELNEQRANFEKLKRTEEERISKEKLETENYVQRELEALRVAREAFEATMDHEKSILAEETQSEKSQMLHAYEQQKRELESDMQRKQEEMESALHVQEKLFEEERQKELSNIEYLKEITHREMEEMKLERVSLEKEKQEISANKGILEVQQLEMKKDIDVLVGLSRKLKDQRLAYIKERDRFIDFVKQQKSCNSCGEGIHVIEFYDLQALAEAETFEAPPLPSVAQEYLKDGLQGSPGRASDELSPGALNTGSMVSAGTMSWLRKCTSKILKFSPSKNIGNAASDCLIDESSLSQKCAGISPNKQSNKGNPMDLSVSMNVLDDQRVQQDDGVREVKVGQDNVEDSHHSDMKAGQRRTVKKGRGRTSKTEKAANTRTVLGKIPKEGENITNGSLETSDNMNEESQRGSGLLGGAPRNARKRSHTSQGTASEIDGNNSEGQSDSVASIRGKRRQQAAPSVQAHAERRYNLRRPRSAAPATSNGSLPDPVSESQEENQTSKASLQTPQLNDAVDNQESSANMANELLDDTGLSEEVNETPKRPSAYRDEEGSDDSDDEEEEIEHPGEVSVGKKIWTFITT, translated from the exons ATGGATCAAGAAGCGCTAATTGAGAAGGTTTCCAAGCTCGAAAATGAG CTTTTTGACTACCAATACAATATGGGCCTTCTCCTGCTTGAGAAGAAGGAATGGTCTTCTAAGTTTGAAGAAATCAAGCAAGCCTTAGAAGAATTAAATGAGGCCTATAGAAGGGAACAAGCAGCTCATTTAATTGCTATATCTGAAGTGGAGAAACGGGAAGAGAATTTAAGGAAGGCGCTTGGAGTCGAGAAGCAATTTGCGCGAGAG CTAGAGAAAGAGTTGCGTGAGATGCGCTCGGAGTATGCGGAGACCAAATATACCGCTGATTCAAAATTGGCAGAGGCAAATGCACTGGCTACTAGTGTTGAAGAGAAATCATTAGAGGTAGAAGCAAAGTTGCGTGCAGCTGATGCCAAGCTTGCTGAGGTGAACAGAAAGAGCTCTGAAATTGAGAGGAAACTTAATGCAGTCTATGCCCAAGAAAATTCACTTCGAAGAGAACGGTCATCTTTCAATGCAGA GCGTGAAGCTTATGAGACTAATTTATCCAGACAAAGAGAGGACTTACAAGAATGGGAAAGAAAACTACAGGCAGCAGAGGAGAAGTTGGCTGATGGCCGAAGATTGCTTAACCAAAGAGAGCAGCGAGCCAATGACACTGATAGAATTTTGAGGCAAAAGCAGAATGACCTTGAAGATGAGCAGAGGAAAATTGTCACCGCTAACTCAgttttgaggaagaaagaagatgATATGAGCAGTCAGATAGAAGATCTTACTCACAAGGAGAAG GAACTTGAAGATGCAAGAAAGAGTCTGGAGATAAAAGAGAGGGAATTGCTCGATCTACAGGAGAAACTGAATATTAAAGAGAGA GATGGTATTCAAAATCTAATGGATGAACAACGAAGTGTCCTGCATTCCAAGGAAGAGGAATTTGAATTGGAACTGAGGCAGAGGCGGGCATCATTGGATGAGGAACTGAAAGGTAAGGTGCTTGAACTGGAGAAAAAGGAAGCTGAAGTTAATCACATGGAAGAGAAGATTAAGAAACGAGAACAGGCCGTcgaaaagaaaatggaaaaagtaaaggagaaggagaaggatcaTGAGTTGAAGTTAAAAGCACTTAAGGAAAAGGAGAAATCTTTGAAAAATGAGGAAAAGTTTTTGGGAACTGAAAGGAAGCAACTAGATTCTGAGAAGGAGAATTTGCTAGCTCTGAAGGCTGAGCTTGAGAATGTAAGAGCTGAGCTTGAAAAGCAACAGATCAAGATTAGTGAGGATACAGAGCAACTTAAAATAACTGAAGATGAGAGAATGGAATATGCTCGCCTACAATCGGAACTGAAGCAGGAGATAGACAAATGTAGACTCCTCCGAGAAGATCTATTGAAGGAAGCTGAAGATTTGAAGCAGGAAAAAGAAAGGTTTGAGAGAGAATGGGAAGAACTAGATGAGAAAAGATCTGAGATCAAGATAAACTTGCAGGAACTTAATGAACAGAGAGCGAATTTCGAAAAACTGAAGCGCACTGAAGAGGAAAGGATAAGCAAGGAGAAGCTGGAAACAGAAAATTATGTCCAGAGGGAGTTGGAAGCCCTTAGAGTGGCAAGAGAAGCATTTGAAGCTACCATGGATCATGAGAAGTCAATATTAGCCGAGGAAACTCAAAGTGAGAAAAGCCAAATGCTTCATGCTTATGAACAGCAGAAAAGGGAACTTGAAAGTGATATGCAGAGGAAGCAGGAGGAAATGGAGTCTGCACTGCATGTACAAGAGAAACTCTTTGAGGAAGAGAGGCAGAAGGAGCTCAGCAATATTGAATATTTAAAGGAAATCACCCATAGAGAAATGGAAGAGATGAAATTAGAAAGAGTCAGTCTGGAGAAAGAAAAACAGGAAATTTCTGCTAACAAGGGGATTCTTGAAGTACAACAGTTGGAAATGAAAAAGGATATTGATGTGCTTGTTGGCTTAAGCAGGAAGTTGAAGGATCAGAGGTTAGCTTACATTAAGGAAAGGGACAGGTTTATTGATTTTGTCAAGCAGCAGAAGAGCTGCAACTCTTGTGGAGAAGGAATTCATGTAATTGAGTTTTATGACCTTCAAGCTCTAGCTGAAGCAGAGACTTTTGAGGCTCCTCCTCTGCCAAGTGTTGCACAGGAATATTTGAAGGATGGTCTACAAGGATCTCCGGGAAGGGCTAGCGATGAGCTGTCCCCTGGAGCTCTTAATACAGGATCCATGGTTTCTGCTGGAACCATGTCCTGGCTTCGAAAATGTACATCCAAGATTCTCAAATTCTCACCAAGCAAAAACATTGGAAATGCTGCTTCTGATTGTCTGATTGATGAATCTTCTCTGTCACAGAAGTGTGCAGGCATATCACCAAATAAACAATCAAACAAAGGAAATCCAATGGATCTGTCTGTTTCCATGAATGTTCTTGATGATCAGAGGGTTCAACAGGATGATGGCGTTAGAGAGGTCAAGGTTGGCCAAGACAATGTAGAAGACTCTCATCATTCAGACATGAAAGCTGGCCAGCGCAGAACTGTCAAGAAAGGGCGTGGTAGAACTAGTAAAACAGAAAAAGCTGCAAATACAAGGACAGTTCTTGGAAAAATTCCTAAAGAGGGTGAGAATATCACCAATGGAAGTTTGGAGACTTCAGATAATATGAACGAGGAGAGCCAGAGAGGATCTGGTCTTTTGGGTGGAGCACCGAGAAATGCCAGAAAGCGTAGTCATACATCACAGGGAACAGCTAGTGAGATTGATGGCAATAATAGTGAAGGACAGTCGGATAGTGTAGCCAGCATTCGCGGGAAGAGGAGACAACAGGCTGCCCCTAGTGTGCAGGCTCATGCTGAAAGAAGATACAATCTGCGCCGACCTAGAAG TGCTGCACCAGCAACATCCAATGGATCTTTGCCAGACCCAGTCTCAGAATCTCAGGAAGAGAATCAGACCTCTAAAGCTTCCCTGCAAACTCCTCAG TTGAATGATGCAGTGGACAATCAGGAAAGCAGTGCTAACATGGCAAATGAGCTGTTGGATGATACAGGTTTGAGTGAAGAGGTGAATGAAACACCAAAACGACCTTCAGCTTACAGAGATGAGGAAGGGTCTGATGACAGTGATGATGAGGAGGAAGAGATAGAACATCCCGGTGAAGTCTCTGTAGGGAAGAAGATTTGGACTTTCATCACGACATAG
- the LOC125848919 gene encoding nuclear matrix constituent protein 1-like isoform X1 has translation MDQEALIEKVSKLENELFDYQYNMGLLLLEKKEWSSKFEEIKQALEELNEAYRREQAAHLIAISEVEKREENLRKALGVEKQFARELEKELREMRSEYAETKYTADSKLAEANALATSVEEKSLEVEAKLRAADAKLAEVNRKSSEIERKLNAVYAQENSLRRERSSFNAEREAYETNLSRQREDLQEWERKLQAAEEKLADGRRLLNQREQRANDTDRILRQKQNDLEDEQRKIVTANSVLRKKEDDMSSQIEDLTHKEKELEDARKSLEIKERELLDLQEKLNIKERDGIQNLMDEQRSVLHSKEEEFELELRQRRASLDEELKGKVLELEKKEAEVNHMEEKIKKREQAVEKKMEKVKEKEKDHELKLKALKEKEKSLKNEEKFLGTERKQLDSEKENLLALKAELENVRAELEKQQIKISEDTEQLKITEDERMEYARLQSELKQEIDKCRLLREDLLKEAEDLKQEKERFEREWEELDEKRSEIKINLQELNEQRANFEKLKRTEEERISKEKLETENYVQRELEALRVAREAFEATMDHEKSILAEETQSEKSQMLHAYEQQKRELESDMQRKQEEMESALHVQEKLFEEERQKELSNIEYLKEITHREMEEMKLERVSLEKEKQEISANKGILEVQQLEMKKDIDVLVGLSRKLKDQRLAYIKERDRFIDFVKQQKSCNSCGEGIHVIEFYDLQALAEAETFEAPPLPSVAQEYLKDGLQGSPGRASDELSPGALNTGSMVSAGTMSWLRKCTSKILKFSPSKNIGNAASDCLIDESSLSQKCAGISPNKQSNKGNPMDLSVSMNVLDDQRVQQDDGVREVKVGQDNVEDSHHSDMKAGQRRTVKKGRGRTSKTEKAANTRTVLGKIPKEGENITNGSLETSDNMNEESQRGSGLLGGAPRNARKRSHTSQGTASEIDGNNSEGQSDSVASIRGKRRQQAAPSVQAHAERRYNLRRPRSAAPATSNGSLPDPVSESQEENQTSKASLQTPQVNNNEDVKDRNFVIGHPMVAESPLNDAVDNQESSANMANELLDDTGLSEEVNETPKRPSAYRDEEGSDDSDDEEEEIEHPGEVSVGKKIWTFITT, from the exons ATGGATCAAGAAGCGCTAATTGAGAAGGTTTCCAAGCTCGAAAATGAG CTTTTTGACTACCAATACAATATGGGCCTTCTCCTGCTTGAGAAGAAGGAATGGTCTTCTAAGTTTGAAGAAATCAAGCAAGCCTTAGAAGAATTAAATGAGGCCTATAGAAGGGAACAAGCAGCTCATTTAATTGCTATATCTGAAGTGGAGAAACGGGAAGAGAATTTAAGGAAGGCGCTTGGAGTCGAGAAGCAATTTGCGCGAGAG CTAGAGAAAGAGTTGCGTGAGATGCGCTCGGAGTATGCGGAGACCAAATATACCGCTGATTCAAAATTGGCAGAGGCAAATGCACTGGCTACTAGTGTTGAAGAGAAATCATTAGAGGTAGAAGCAAAGTTGCGTGCAGCTGATGCCAAGCTTGCTGAGGTGAACAGAAAGAGCTCTGAAATTGAGAGGAAACTTAATGCAGTCTATGCCCAAGAAAATTCACTTCGAAGAGAACGGTCATCTTTCAATGCAGA GCGTGAAGCTTATGAGACTAATTTATCCAGACAAAGAGAGGACTTACAAGAATGGGAAAGAAAACTACAGGCAGCAGAGGAGAAGTTGGCTGATGGCCGAAGATTGCTTAACCAAAGAGAGCAGCGAGCCAATGACACTGATAGAATTTTGAGGCAAAAGCAGAATGACCTTGAAGATGAGCAGAGGAAAATTGTCACCGCTAACTCAgttttgaggaagaaagaagatgATATGAGCAGTCAGATAGAAGATCTTACTCACAAGGAGAAG GAACTTGAAGATGCAAGAAAGAGTCTGGAGATAAAAGAGAGGGAATTGCTCGATCTACAGGAGAAACTGAATATTAAAGAGAGA GATGGTATTCAAAATCTAATGGATGAACAACGAAGTGTCCTGCATTCCAAGGAAGAGGAATTTGAATTGGAACTGAGGCAGAGGCGGGCATCATTGGATGAGGAACTGAAAGGTAAGGTGCTTGAACTGGAGAAAAAGGAAGCTGAAGTTAATCACATGGAAGAGAAGATTAAGAAACGAGAACAGGCCGTcgaaaagaaaatggaaaaagtaaaggagaaggagaaggatcaTGAGTTGAAGTTAAAAGCACTTAAGGAAAAGGAGAAATCTTTGAAAAATGAGGAAAAGTTTTTGGGAACTGAAAGGAAGCAACTAGATTCTGAGAAGGAGAATTTGCTAGCTCTGAAGGCTGAGCTTGAGAATGTAAGAGCTGAGCTTGAAAAGCAACAGATCAAGATTAGTGAGGATACAGAGCAACTTAAAATAACTGAAGATGAGAGAATGGAATATGCTCGCCTACAATCGGAACTGAAGCAGGAGATAGACAAATGTAGACTCCTCCGAGAAGATCTATTGAAGGAAGCTGAAGATTTGAAGCAGGAAAAAGAAAGGTTTGAGAGAGAATGGGAAGAACTAGATGAGAAAAGATCTGAGATCAAGATAAACTTGCAGGAACTTAATGAACAGAGAGCGAATTTCGAAAAACTGAAGCGCACTGAAGAGGAAAGGATAAGCAAGGAGAAGCTGGAAACAGAAAATTATGTCCAGAGGGAGTTGGAAGCCCTTAGAGTGGCAAGAGAAGCATTTGAAGCTACCATGGATCATGAGAAGTCAATATTAGCCGAGGAAACTCAAAGTGAGAAAAGCCAAATGCTTCATGCTTATGAACAGCAGAAAAGGGAACTTGAAAGTGATATGCAGAGGAAGCAGGAGGAAATGGAGTCTGCACTGCATGTACAAGAGAAACTCTTTGAGGAAGAGAGGCAGAAGGAGCTCAGCAATATTGAATATTTAAAGGAAATCACCCATAGAGAAATGGAAGAGATGAAATTAGAAAGAGTCAGTCTGGAGAAAGAAAAACAGGAAATTTCTGCTAACAAGGGGATTCTTGAAGTACAACAGTTGGAAATGAAAAAGGATATTGATGTGCTTGTTGGCTTAAGCAGGAAGTTGAAGGATCAGAGGTTAGCTTACATTAAGGAAAGGGACAGGTTTATTGATTTTGTCAAGCAGCAGAAGAGCTGCAACTCTTGTGGAGAAGGAATTCATGTAATTGAGTTTTATGACCTTCAAGCTCTAGCTGAAGCAGAGACTTTTGAGGCTCCTCCTCTGCCAAGTGTTGCACAGGAATATTTGAAGGATGGTCTACAAGGATCTCCGGGAAGGGCTAGCGATGAGCTGTCCCCTGGAGCTCTTAATACAGGATCCATGGTTTCTGCTGGAACCATGTCCTGGCTTCGAAAATGTACATCCAAGATTCTCAAATTCTCACCAAGCAAAAACATTGGAAATGCTGCTTCTGATTGTCTGATTGATGAATCTTCTCTGTCACAGAAGTGTGCAGGCATATCACCAAATAAACAATCAAACAAAGGAAATCCAATGGATCTGTCTGTTTCCATGAATGTTCTTGATGATCAGAGGGTTCAACAGGATGATGGCGTTAGAGAGGTCAAGGTTGGCCAAGACAATGTAGAAGACTCTCATCATTCAGACATGAAAGCTGGCCAGCGCAGAACTGTCAAGAAAGGGCGTGGTAGAACTAGTAAAACAGAAAAAGCTGCAAATACAAGGACAGTTCTTGGAAAAATTCCTAAAGAGGGTGAGAATATCACCAATGGAAGTTTGGAGACTTCAGATAATATGAACGAGGAGAGCCAGAGAGGATCTGGTCTTTTGGGTGGAGCACCGAGAAATGCCAGAAAGCGTAGTCATACATCACAGGGAACAGCTAGTGAGATTGATGGCAATAATAGTGAAGGACAGTCGGATAGTGTAGCCAGCATTCGCGGGAAGAGGAGACAACAGGCTGCCCCTAGTGTGCAGGCTCATGCTGAAAGAAGATACAATCTGCGCCGACCTAGAAG TGCTGCACCAGCAACATCCAATGGATCTTTGCCAGACCCAGTCTCAGAATCTCAGGAAGAGAATCAGACCTCTAAAGCTTCCCTGCAAACTCCTCAGGTGAACAACAATGAAGAtgtaaaagatagaaatttcGTCATTGGTCATCCCATGGTAGCTGAGAGCCCT TTGAATGATGCAGTGGACAATCAGGAAAGCAGTGCTAACATGGCAAATGAGCTGTTGGATGATACAGGTTTGAGTGAAGAGGTGAATGAAACACCAAAACGACCTTCAGCTTACAGAGATGAGGAAGGGTCTGATGACAGTGATGATGAGGAGGAAGAGATAGAACATCCCGGTGAAGTCTCTGTAGGGAAGAAGATTTGGACTTTCATCACGACATAG